From the genome of Perca flavescens isolate YP-PL-M2 chromosome 1, PFLA_1.0, whole genome shotgun sequence, one region includes:
- the LOC114557555 gene encoding growth arrest-specific protein 1, translating to MKCWWSALALLPWVLVALDAQLICWQALLRCHEEPECDLAYGQYTAACEGNIRGTRRQCPSHCINALIRLNHTRSGPDLETCDCAQDLACLGTKRAIEPCLPRRHPSDAGGIGCMEARQRCEEDSNCHTSLTAYLSYCGQLFNGRKCSSKCKATIQQMLFIPNGMLLNRCVCDGVERPFCEVVKENMSKLCAIGDHIVISDQADVDDIYEDEDYDPKNDREEAYSDHSSASQRLPSCMTLPFLLLARILY from the coding sequence ATGAAATGTTGGTGGAGCGCCCTGGCACTTCTCCCATGGGTGCTGGTGGCCTTAGATGCCCAGCTAATCTGCTGGCAGGCGCTCCTTCGGTGCCACGAGGAGCCCGAGTGCGATCTTGCATACGGTCAATACACAGCAGCCTGTGAAGGTAACATCAGAGGAACGAGGAGGCAGTGTCCGAGCCACTGCATCAACGCGCTGATACGGCTGAATCACACCCGCAGCGGGCCAGACCTGGAGACCTGCGACTGCGCCCAGGACCTGGCGTGCCTCGGCACCAAGCGAGCCATAGAGCCGTGCCTCCCCCGTAGACACCCGAGCGATGCCGGGGGGATAGGGTGCATGGAGGCCCGGCAGCGCTGCGAGGAAGACAGCAACTGCCACACCTCCCTCACGGCCTACTTGTCATACTGCGGGCAGCTGTTCAATGGCAGGAAGTGCTCCTCCAAGTGTAAAGCCACCATTCAGCAGATGCTGTTCATCCCAAATGGCATGCTGCTGAACCGCTGTGTTTGCGATGGGGTGGAGAGGCCTTTCTGTGAAGTGGTTAAGGAGAACATGAGCAAACTTTGCGCCATAGGAGACCACATTGTTATTTCAGACCAGGCTGATGTGGATGACATCTATGAGGATGAAGACTATGACCCTAAAAATGACAGAGAGGAGGCGTATTCTGATCATTCCTCTGCTTCCCAGAGGTTGCCCAGCTGCATGACGCTCCCGTTTCTTCTTCTAGCACGGATATTGTACTGA